AGGAAAAGAATCGAGCACTGTCACCAGCGATTCTTCGGATCAACGTTGCGAGCTTCGCCTGCTTACGTGCCCAAGCCTCCGCCATCTTTGCTTCCTCGGCCTCCGCCTCCGTCCTCAGCTGCGTCACCTTCTCCCTCCACTCCCGTTCCACCCTCTCGAGCCGAGACCTCTCCTCATCCCGCAGCCGCCGTATCTTcccctccacctcctccaccTTCTCCGTCTTCTTCCTCGCCTTCTCCGTCTCCATCTGCTGCTCCAGCCGGCTCAGCCGCCACGCCGCCTCCTTCCGGTGCTGCACCCACGCCCGCCGACCCTCCTCCACCTCCTGGCACATCTGCACCAGGATGGGCACCCGGTGCGCCGCGAGCGCCGGCGACCGCGGGGGCGACAGCGACAGCGCCACGGACGGCGCCGCGGCCGTGGCGGAGGAAAGCACGGAGGAGGGCGAGGGGGAGGAGCAGTGGTCGATGGGGAGGGGGGGCTCCCGGAGCAGCGCGTGTTTCTCGGCGAAGGTCTGCAGGATGTGCTCGTAGGCGCTAGAGGAAGCGGCGGCGGGGGCGACAGGAGAGGCCGCGCCCGGTACGGGGTGGTGGGAGTAAGGGTACGGGTGGCGGCCGCTGCCGGCGCCGGATTGGTTGGCGAGCTTGAGCTGCTTCTCTTTGAAGACTTCCCACCACTTGCCGAGGCGCTTGGGGGTGCGGCCGGGGAGGTGGGCGGCGATGGCCTTCCACTTGTTGCCGTAGCGGGCCTGGAGGGAGATGACGAGGGACTGCTCCTCCGGGGTGAGGGAGCCCTTCTTGAGGCCGGGGCGGAGGTAGTTCTTCCAGCGCTCGTGGCACGACTTGGGGTCACGGTGGAGGGGGCGGCCCATCCGCTCCGACACCATTCCCCACTCCTTGGGGCCGTACTGCTTCACGTACTCCCGCAGGAGCTCGTCCTCCTCCGGCTGCCACCGCTGCCGCTCCCTCATCTTTGTTGCTGCTCAGAGCGCACGGATCCGACCCTCGTCCAccaatatatcatatccaaagcCACCTTCTTGTTGCTGTCGTTACTGAAGGAGGATGAGAAGTAGATCAGGGATTGAACGCTGGGGGATGATGGGATCTAAAGGTGTGAATTGTCACTGAAGCATGCAGGCGAGCCCTCTgatctccctctttctctctctctctctctctctctctctctctctggctggTCACATGGCGTTTCGCAGCATTGAATGAGTGTGGATGCTGTGGCTGGCTTCTGTCTGCTAATA
This genomic stretch from Musa acuminata AAA Group cultivar baxijiao chromosome BXJ3-9, Cavendish_Baxijiao_AAA, whole genome shotgun sequence harbors:
- the LOC103998411 gene encoding protein rough sheath 2 homolog, coding for MRERQRWQPEEDELLREYVKQYGPKEWGMVSERMGRPLHRDPKSCHERWKNYLRPGLKKGSLTPEEQSLVISLQARYGNKWKAIAAHLPGRTPKRLGKWWEVFKEKQLKLANQSGAGSGRHPYPYSHHPVPGAASPVAPAAASSSAYEHILQTFAEKHALLREPPLPIDHCSSPSPSSVLSSATAAAPSVALSLSPPRSPALAAHRVPILVQMCQEVEEGRRAWVQHRKEAAWRLSRLEQQMETEKARKKTEKVEEVEGKIRRLRDEERSRLERVEREWREKVTQLRTEAEAEEAKMAEAWARKQAKLATLIRRIAGDSARFFSFSCNVR